From Halobacillus sp. Marseille-Q1614, the proteins below share one genomic window:
- the glpK gene encoding glycerol kinase GlpK: METYILSIDQGTTSSRAILFDHNGAIVETAQKEFEQYFPKPGWVEHDPNEIWTSVLSCISNVLIRADVEAEQIAGIGITNQRETTVVWDRNTGKPIHKAVVWQSRQTQGICDELRAQGFNDTFREKTGLLLDPYFSGTKVKWILDNVEGAREKAENGDLMFGTIDTWLVYKMSGKNEHVTDYSNASRTLMYNIHDLKWDDELLDILGVPKSMLPEVKPSSEVYGHTVDYHFFGSEVPIAGIAGDQQAALFGQACFEKGMGKNTYGTGGFMLMNTGDEAVKSDNGLLTTLAWGVNGKVEYALEGSIFVSGSAIQWLRDGLKMMEDSSQSESIAGEVDTTEGVYVVPAFVGLGTPYWDSEARGAVFGLTRGTKKSHFVRATLESLAYQTKDVVDTMVQDSGIELKKLRVDGGAVKNDLLMQFQSDLLQSSVERPKVNETTALGAAYLAGLAVGYWNDCTEIAKQWKMEKQFDPQMDEEKINELYKGWQKAVEATRVFKA; encoded by the coding sequence ATGGAAACTTACATTTTATCAATTGACCAGGGAACAACAAGTTCCCGGGCTATTTTATTTGATCATAACGGAGCGATCGTTGAAACTGCTCAAAAAGAATTTGAACAATATTTTCCTAAACCAGGCTGGGTAGAACATGATCCTAATGAAATTTGGACATCTGTACTTAGCTGTATTTCAAATGTTTTAATCCGGGCTGATGTAGAAGCAGAACAAATTGCCGGTATAGGAATTACGAACCAGCGGGAGACCACTGTAGTCTGGGACCGAAATACGGGAAAGCCGATTCATAAAGCTGTCGTCTGGCAGTCCAGACAGACTCAAGGCATTTGTGACGAATTACGGGCCCAGGGGTTTAACGATACCTTCCGTGAGAAAACAGGACTGCTGCTCGATCCTTATTTCTCCGGAACAAAAGTGAAATGGATCCTTGATAATGTTGAAGGAGCCCGTGAAAAAGCGGAGAACGGCGACCTTATGTTTGGTACGATCGATACTTGGCTTGTTTATAAAATGTCGGGAAAGAATGAACATGTGACAGACTATTCGAATGCTTCCCGCACATTAATGTACAATATTCATGATTTAAAATGGGATGACGAGTTATTGGATATTCTTGGTGTTCCAAAGAGTATGCTGCCAGAAGTCAAACCATCTTCTGAAGTCTATGGTCATACCGTTGATTACCATTTCTTCGGCAGCGAAGTGCCTATCGCTGGAATCGCTGGCGACCAGCAGGCCGCTCTGTTCGGCCAGGCGTGCTTTGAAAAAGGAATGGGTAAAAACACTTACGGCACAGGCGGTTTTATGCTGATGAATACAGGAGATGAGGCTGTGAAATCCGATAATGGCCTGCTTACGACTTTAGCATGGGGCGTCAATGGAAAAGTAGAATACGCGCTTGAAGGAAGTATTTTCGTTTCCGGCTCAGCGATTCAATGGCTTAGGGACGGATTGAAAATGATGGAGGATTCCTCCCAAAGCGAAAGTATTGCAGGAGAAGTAGACACGACAGAGGGAGTGTATGTAGTTCCTGCTTTTGTCGGATTAGGAACTCCTTATTGGGACAGCGAAGCCCGAGGTGCCGTTTTCGGACTGACTCGTGGAACGAAAAAATCTCATTTTGTGAGAGCTACCCTTGAATCGTTAGCCTATCAGACGAAAGATGTAGTCGATACGATGGTTCAGGATTCGGGCATCGAACTAAAGAAATTACGCGTTGACGGCGGGGCTGTTAAAAATGACCTGCTCATGCAGTTCCAAAGCGACCTTCTTCAATCCTCAGTAGAACGTCCAAAAGTTAATGAAACGACAGCTCTTGGTGCCGCCTATCTTGCGGGCTTAGCTGTTGGGTATTGGAACGATTGTACAGAGATTGCGAAACAGTGGAAAATGGAGAAGCAGTTCGATCCTCAAATGGACGAAGAGAAAATTAATGAGCTATACAAAGGATGGCAGAAAGCTGTTGAGGCCACTAGAGTTTTTAAAGCATAG